In the genome of Ensifer adhaerens, one region contains:
- a CDS encoding phage portal protein, HK97 family, giving the protein MRIPFLTPRTTPAETKSTGLSTLFALATSGPAHWSQRSYQSLAREGFMRNPVAYRAVRMIAEAAASVPWIVSEDGAEAPDHALKALLSRPNARQGGAEFMEALYGHLLLSGNAFVEPVEVGGTLRELHLLRPDRIRVIEGADGWPSAYEYRVGSTVRRFSVEAEPGLLHLRLFHPLDDHMGFAPLEAAAKALDLSNASASWNKALLDNSARPSGALVYQPKEGGNLSVSQYERLKAELAEGYSGPARAGRPMLLEGGLDWKSMGLSPREMDFAEAKNGAARDIALAFGVPPMLIGIPGDNTYANYAEANRAFWRLTVLPLIFRTAEAMTGWLSGVYPEVKLGFDLDQVAGLSAERGELWARVGAAGFLSDTEKREAVGWE; this is encoded by the coding sequence ATGCGCATCCCCTTCCTCACTCCCCGCACCACCCCCGCCGAGACCAAATCGACCGGCCTCTCCACGCTCTTCGCGCTTGCCACCTCCGGCCCGGCGCATTGGTCGCAGCGCTCCTACCAGAGCCTCGCCCGCGAGGGCTTCATGCGCAATCCGGTTGCCTACCGCGCCGTGCGGATGATTGCCGAGGCCGCCGCCTCCGTGCCGTGGATCGTGTCCGAGGACGGGGCGGAAGCGCCGGACCATGCGCTGAAAGCGCTGCTTTCCCGGCCGAATGCCCGCCAGGGCGGGGCGGAGTTCATGGAGGCGCTTTACGGCCACCTGCTGCTTTCCGGCAATGCCTTCGTCGAGCCAGTCGAGGTGGGTGGCACCTTGCGCGAACTGCATCTGCTCCGTCCCGACCGCATTCGCGTCATCGAAGGCGCGGATGGCTGGCCGAGCGCCTATGAATATCGTGTCGGCTCGACCGTCCGGCGCTTCTCGGTGGAGGCCGAGCCGGGCCTGTTGCACCTGAGGCTTTTCCACCCGCTCGACGACCACATGGGCTTTGCGCCGCTGGAGGCGGCGGCCAAGGCGCTCGACCTCTCCAATGCTTCCGCCAGCTGGAACAAGGCGCTGCTCGACAATTCGGCCCGGCCCTCCGGCGCGCTGGTCTACCAGCCGAAGGAGGGCGGCAATCTTTCCGTCAGCCAGTATGAGCGGCTCAAGGCAGAATTGGCGGAAGGCTATTCCGGCCCCGCCCGCGCCGGTCGCCCCATGCTGCTTGAAGGCGGTCTCGACTGGAAATCGATGGGGCTTAGCCCGCGCGAAATGGATTTTGCCGAGGCCAAGAACGGTGCCGCCCGCGACATCGCGCTCGCCTTCGGCGTCCCGCCCATGCTGATCGGCATTCCGGGCGACAACACCTATGCGAACTATGCCGAGGCCAACCGCGCCTTCTGGCGCCTCACCGTGCTGCCGCTCATCTTCCGCACGGCCGAGGCGATGACGGGCTGGCTGTCGGGCGTGTATCCGGAGGTGAAGCTGGGGTTTGATCTCGACCAGGTGGCGGGGCTTTCCGCCGAGCGCGGGGAATTGTGGGCGAGGGTGGGGGCTGCGGGGTTCTTGAGTGATACCGAGAAGCGCGAGGCGGTGGGGTGGGAGTGA
- a CDS encoding Uncharacterized membrane protein has product MRSLFYAIGVGLLGALVLHITVILATPVYTGADIYARVLDLGADGEFRPLPESSRDGGLAVSGPFLKEAVCAFSVDDGPVNLTAEGKVPFWSAAIYDSRSNEIFSMSDRTSVKGTLDIIAGTDAQITALKNSGANATENHILVTMPSNDAYIVLRAVMPEASMAASTQAFLDSASCEGM; this is encoded by the coding sequence ATGCGTAGCCTTTTCTATGCCATCGGCGTCGGCCTGCTCGGCGCGCTTGTCCTGCATATCACCGTCATCCTGGCCACGCCCGTCTATACGGGGGCGGACATCTATGCCCGCGTTCTGGACCTGGGCGCCGACGGCGAATTCCGCCCGCTGCCCGAAAGCTCCAGGGATGGCGGCCTGGCCGTCAGCGGTCCGTTCCTGAAAGAGGCCGTGTGCGCCTTTTCGGTGGATGACGGTCCCGTCAACCTGACGGCGGAAGGCAAGGTGCCGTTCTGGTCCGCGGCCATCTACGACAGCCGCTCGAACGAGATCTTCAGCATGAGCGACCGCACCTCGGTCAAGGGAACGCTGGACATCATCGCCGGAACGGACGCGCAGATCACCGCGCTCAAGAACAGCGGCGCGAACGCCACTGAAAATCATATCCTCGTCACCATGCCCTCCAACGACGCCTATATCGTGCTGCGCGCCGTCATGCCGGAAGCGAGCATGGCCGCGTCGACACAGGCGTTTCTGGACAGTGCGAGTTGCGAAGGGATGTGA
- a CDS encoding alkylhydroperoxidase AhpD family core domain-containing protein, translated as MTKNYPEIIKGISLNSRKIRKTIPDTMAGFSQLAREASKDGALSAKTKEMIAVAIAIATRCDGCIGYHVEALVKLGCTFEEFNEVLGMTVYLGGGPSLMYAADAVAAFEQFSAAQGITTV; from the coding sequence ATGACCAAGAACTATCCCGAGATCATCAAGGGCATTTCCTTGAATTCCCGCAAGATCCGCAAGACCATCCCCGACACCATGGCCGGCTTCTCGCAATTGGCGCGAGAGGCCAGCAAGGATGGGGCGCTCTCGGCGAAAACCAAGGAAATGATTGCGGTGGCCATCGCAATCGCCACCCGCTGCGATGGCTGCATCGGCTATCACGTCGAGGCGCTGGTGAAGCTCGGTTGCACCTTCGAGGAGTTCAACGAAGTGCTCGGCATGACCGTCTATCTCGGCGGCGGCCCGTCGCTCATGTATGCCGCGGATGCCGTCGCCGCCTTCGAGCAGTTCTCGGCCGCACAAGGCATCACCACCGTCTGA
- a CDS encoding Isopenicillin N synthase has protein sequence MPTTTSSDFAVFDLAAFESATGGSRATLARELDRICRETGFLAISGHGIAPEVIANLSATARAFFDLPPEVKHRAAPPYAGYPYGYLGPGVEALAKSRGVESPPDLKESFNAGPLSTPPGMTDEDALSFCFADNIWPDGPEGFRPAWEAYFTAMTDLAKRIMRAFAEALELETHFFDPFLKNPISAMRALNYPQLDRAPPEGQLRAGAHTDYGSLTILLPDAGSRGLEIMTPEGAWREIPPVDGAFVINIGDLMARWTNDRWVSTLHRVVNVSPEQGGLNRRQSIAFFHQPDWHAEIATLPSCVGAGEAGKYEPVLSGPHLMGKFKKTVM, from the coding sequence TTGCCGACGACAACCTCATCCGATTTCGCCGTCTTCGATCTTGCCGCTTTCGAATCCGCCACTGGCGGGTCACGCGCCACACTCGCCCGCGAACTCGACCGCATCTGCCGCGAGACGGGGTTTCTCGCGATTTCCGGCCACGGCATCGCGCCGGAGGTCATTGCGAACCTCAGCGCCACGGCCCGCGCCTTCTTCGATCTGCCGCCGGAGGTGAAGCATCGCGCCGCGCCGCCCTATGCGGGCTATCCGTATGGCTATCTCGGCCCAGGCGTCGAGGCGCTGGCGAAGTCCCGCGGCGTCGAGTCCCCGCCGGACCTGAAGGAGAGCTTCAACGCCGGCCCGCTTTCCACCCCGCCGGGAATGACGGACGAGGACGCACTCTCCTTCTGCTTTGCCGACAATATCTGGCCCGATGGGCCGGAAGGTTTCCGCCCCGCCTGGGAGGCCTATTTCACGGCGATGACGGATCTGGCCAAGCGCATCATGCGCGCCTTTGCCGAAGCTCTGGAGCTTGAGACGCATTTCTTCGATCCGTTCCTGAAGAACCCGATCAGCGCCATGCGGGCGCTGAACTATCCCCAACTCGACCGCGCGCCGCCGGAAGGGCAGCTGCGCGCCGGCGCGCATACTGACTATGGCAGCCTGACGATCCTCTTGCCCGATGCCGGCTCGCGCGGGCTCGAGATCATGACGCCGGAGGGCGCCTGGCGCGAAATCCCGCCGGTCGACGGCGCCTTCGTCATCAATATCGGCGACCTGATGGCGCGCTGGACCAACGACCGCTGGGTCTCCACCCTCCACCGCGTCGTCAACGTTTCGCCCGAACAGGGCGGCCTCAACCGCCGCCAGTCCATCGCCTTCTTCCACCAGCCGGACTGGCATGCGGAGATCGCGACGCTGCCGTCTTGTGTGGGCGCGGGCGAAGCGGGCAAGTATGAGCCGGTGCTGTCGGGGCCGCATCTAATGGGGAAATTCAAGAAGACGGTGATGTGA
- a CDS encoding Large terminase phage packaging protein has protein sequence MNESSRPQARADWMPDHLRHDGEEGTASISRKAEGGGGSPHAIPRWRIGPHRLTDAELLAASRDWRILSRPEQRPPPGDWRTWLLIGGRGSGKTRAGAEWVHGLARRNAGLRIALVAETFADAREVMIDGQSGIMRIAGRERPVFEISRRRLVWPNGSTAYLFSSEDPESLRGPQFHAAWCDELAKWKHAEETFDMLQFGLRLGDDPRQLVTTTPRPLPLLKRLMADPGTALTRIATLSNAGNLAPGFIAALEARYGGTRLGRQELDGELIEDREDALWRRDAIPVASLGEIGPLTRIVVGVDPPAGHGAASCCGIVVAGIDGKGRAVVLADASVEAATPAGWALAVARAYRRFEADRVVAEINQGGDMVVSTLRGIDENLPITTVRAARGKVARAEPVAALYEQGRVTHAGRFASLEDQMCDFGPDGLSSGRSPDRLDALVWALTALMLEGQGEPRVRGV, from the coding sequence TTGAACGAGTCTTCCCGCCCGCAGGCGCGGGCTGACTGGATGCCGGATCATCTCCGGCATGACGGAGAGGAGGGGACGGCGTCGATTTCTCGAAAGGCCGAAGGTGGTGGGGGTAGTCCCCATGCCATCCCCCGCTGGCGCATCGGCCCGCATCGTCTCACCGATGCCGAACTCCTCGCCGCCTCGCGCGACTGGCGCATCCTTTCCCGCCCCGAACAGCGGCCGCCGCCCGGCGACTGGCGAACCTGGCTTCTGATCGGCGGGCGTGGCTCGGGCAAGACGCGGGCAGGGGCGGAATGGGTGCATGGGTTGGCAAGAAGGAATGCAGGCCTGCGCATTGCGCTCGTGGCTGAAACCTTTGCGGACGCCCGCGAGGTGATGATCGACGGCCAATCCGGGATCATGCGCATTGCCGGGCGCGAGCGCCCGGTCTTCGAAATCTCGCGCCGAAGGCTCGTCTGGCCGAATGGCTCTACAGCCTATCTCTTTTCCTCGGAAGACCCCGAAAGCCTGCGCGGCCCGCAATTTCACGCCGCCTGGTGCGACGAGCTGGCCAAATGGAAACACGCTGAGGAAACCTTCGACATGCTACAGTTCGGCCTGCGCCTCGGCGACGATCCGCGGCAGCTGGTCACGACGACGCCGCGCCCGCTGCCGCTGCTCAAGCGCCTGATGGCGGACCCAGGCACGGCGCTGACACGCATCGCCACGCTGTCGAATGCCGGCAATCTGGCGCCCGGCTTCATCGCCGCCCTTGAGGCGCGCTATGGCGGCACGCGGCTCGGACGGCAGGAACTCGATGGCGAGCTGATCGAGGATCGCGAGGACGCGCTTTGGCGGCGCGATGCCATTCCGGTCGCTTCTCTCGGCGAAATCGGCCCGCTTACCCGCATTGTCGTCGGCGTCGATCCGCCCGCCGGTCATGGCGCGGCAAGCTGCTGCGGTATCGTGGTGGCGGGCATCGATGGCAAGGGCAGGGCGGTGGTGCTGGCGGATGCTTCAGTGGAGGCCGCAACGCCGGCCGGCTGGGCGCTGGCGGTCGCGCGCGCCTATCGCCGCTTCGAGGCGGACCGCGTCGTCGCCGAAATCAACCAGGGCGGCGATATGGTCGTCTCCACGCTGCGCGGTATCGACGAGAACCTGCCGATCACCACGGTCCGCGCCGCCCGCGGCAAGGTCGCTCGCGCCGAACCCGTGGCCGCTCTCTACGAACAGGGCCGCGTCACCCATGCAGGCCGTTTCGCGAGCCTCGAAGACCAGATGTGCGACTTTGGCCCCGACGGCCTCTCCTCCGGCCGCTCGCCGGACCGGCTCGATGCGCTGGTCTGGGCGCTGACGGCGCTGATGCTGGAGGGGCAGGGCGAGCCGCGGGTGCGGGGGGTGTGA
- a CDS encoding Uncharacterized conserved protein, DUF2336 family, with amino-acid sequence MLDRFRELEKPHSIRRRDVVLLATVTSFEALSKPSRIELKQFAELFRPLYEHSSHEARRQAVAALSRLETLPQAVCFFVGSQPINIAAIFLSQSPAISDATLIDVARSQGEAHAHAIATRANLSPIVVDALAALHDGSSYRRNRPVAAEPDMGEDIDSETGSASSATRVSGPTAEARDARATTGGQEAARLAREEALRNELRLMVAVRAPEDAPAPVMLRAADEMQTALFARFARARQMPLFARVLTETLDASAALSERILLDVSGQQLATTLVALGCRASDIRQILTSIYPHLAQIVDGRNRAYQLVRALDPADCVARVIAWRRADIYTRTGRYEDVEADMAAQAEAAAAAAGNSNAAPSGKRALRG; translated from the coding sequence GTGTTGGACAGGTTCAGAGAGTTGGAGAAGCCGCACTCCATTCGCAGGCGAGATGTGGTCCTGCTGGCGACCGTCACCAGTTTCGAAGCGCTGAGCAAACCGTCCCGGATCGAACTGAAGCAGTTCGCCGAACTCTTCCGCCCGCTCTACGAACATTCCAGCCACGAGGCCCGCCGGCAGGCGGTTGCCGCCCTCTCCCGCCTCGAAACGCTGCCGCAGGCCGTCTGCTTTTTCGTCGGCTCGCAGCCGATCAACATCGCCGCGATCTTCCTGTCGCAGTCGCCGGCGATTTCCGATGCCACCCTGATCGACGTCGCCCGCAGCCAGGGCGAAGCGCATGCGCATGCGATTGCCACGCGCGCCAACCTCTCCCCCATTGTCGTCGATGCACTGGCCGCCCTGCATGACGGCAGCAGCTATCGCCGCAACAGGCCCGTCGCGGCCGAGCCCGATATGGGCGAGGATATCGACAGCGAAACCGGCTCCGCCTCCAGCGCGACGCGCGTTTCCGGTCCCACTGCGGAGGCCCGCGACGCGCGGGCCACGACAGGCGGGCAGGAAGCCGCACGGCTCGCCCGCGAAGAGGCGCTGCGCAACGAACTTCGGCTGATGGTTGCGGTGCGGGCTCCCGAAGACGCGCCCGCGCCCGTCATGCTGCGCGCCGCCGACGAGATGCAGACGGCGCTTTTTGCCCGCTTCGCCCGCGCCAGGCAGATGCCGCTCTTCGCGCGCGTGCTGACCGAGACGCTCGACGCCTCCGCGGCGCTTTCGGAGCGGATCCTTCTCGACGTCTCGGGACAGCAGCTGGCCACGACGCTGGTCGCGCTCGGCTGCCGCGCCTCGGACATCCGTCAGATCCTGACATCGATCTATCCGCATCTGGCGCAGATCGTCGATGGCCGCAACCGCGCCTACCAGCTCGTGCGCGCCCTCGACCCGGCCGATTGCGTGGCCCGCGTCATTGCCTGGCGGCGCGCCGACATCTACACCCGCACCGGCCGCTACGAGGATGTGGAAGCCGACATGGCAGCCCAGGCTGAAGCCGCTGCCGCTGCAGCCGGCAACAGCAATGCCGCACCCTCCGGCAAGCGGGCGCTGCGCGGCTAG
- a CDS encoding putative chitinase: protein MTDRTGFFTHVRVTLARGALSPAQVDGLTRLLDAFAARRDLFDLRHQAYILATAWHETGARLQPVTENLNYSARGLLTTFPNRFSADEAKAYARQPERIANRVYASRMGNGDEASGDGWRFRGRGLVQITGRRNYRCFGIEGAPDKALDPSIATRILINGMVSGAFSGAKLSDYFRPGREDWVKARAIVNGRDKAELVAGYGRVFWEGLRADSR from the coding sequence ATGACCGACCGCACCGGCTTCTTCACCCATGTCCGCGTCACGCTCGCACGCGGCGCGCTCTCGCCCGCGCAAGTCGACGGCCTCACACGCCTTCTCGATGCCTTCGCTGCGCGGCGCGATCTCTTCGATCTGCGCCATCAGGCCTATATCCTCGCCACCGCCTGGCATGAGACAGGCGCGCGCCTGCAGCCGGTGACGGAGAACCTGAACTATTCGGCGCGGGGGCTGCTGACGACCTTTCCGAACCGCTTTTCCGCAGACGAGGCAAAGGCCTATGCCCGCCAGCCGGAGCGCATCGCCAATCGCGTCTATGCCAGCCGCATGGGCAATGGCGACGAGGCGAGTGGCGATGGCTGGCGCTTTCGCGGGCGCGGCCTCGTCCAGATCACCGGCCGGCGCAACTATCGCTGCTTCGGCATCGAGGGTGCGCCCGACAAGGCGCTTGACCCGTCGATTGCCACCCGAATTCTCATCAACGGCATGGTCAGCGGCGCCTTTTCCGGCGCAAAGCTTTCCGACTATTTCCGCCCTGGCCGCGAGGACTGGGTGAAGGCCCGCGCCATCGTCAATGGCCGCGACAAGGCGGAACTGGTGGCGGGCTATGGGCGGGTGTTTTGGGAGGGGTTGAGGGCGGACTCCCGGTAG
- a CDS encoding penicillin-binding protein 1A, whose amino-acid sequence MTDPNDPSKNEKPRVRKRFFFLQLDAALDSALWTLGDRLASSWQSITIFFQRFRARGLWKALFEVAGEAMTLGAVGFVLMLALAQPAFQETKDDWRKRGDYAVTFLDRYGNQIGHRGVIHETSVPVDDLPDYFVKSVLSTEDRRFFDHFGIDVIGLFRALSTNARAGGVVQGGSTLTQQLAKNLFLNNERSIERKIKEAFLALWLESHLTKKEILRLYLDRTYMGAGTFGAEAAAQYYFGKDITDINLAEAAMLAGLFKAPTKYSPAVNLPAARARANEVLTNLVQSGFMTEGQVVAARRNPASVVDRATSQSPDYFLDWAFDEAKRLAGPKSSHTLIVKTTFDPQLQQAADESMQSTLRQYGESAHIGQGALVLIENGGAVRAMVGGRDYGESQFNRATRALRQPGSSFKVYTYALAMENGFTPESTIVDAPISWGNWSPQNYERNYEGRVTLMTGLAKSINTIPVRLAKEHFGIAPIIKMAHAMGVETPIKNDVTIPIGTSEVTVMDQATAYGVFMSGGMQTRRHGITQITDDSGKIVYDFNRDEPAAKRVLSEKATTSMNRILVTIPVNGTARRAALDNGIPTAGKTGTTQAYRDAWFVGFTGNFTCAVWLGNDDFSPTNRITGGSLPAATFKKLMDYAHEGIPLRPIPGIDNPTPAIVANNVASEKKSGSEETRLSIERPRMLSPASTKLIESIGKALSDAAPLTDASAAPTRPMQIGSN is encoded by the coding sequence ATGACCGATCCGAACGACCCTTCAAAGAACGAAAAGCCGCGCGTCCGCAAGCGGTTTTTCTTTCTGCAGCTCGATGCGGCGCTGGATTCGGCGCTGTGGACACTGGGCGACCGTCTGGCTTCCAGCTGGCAGTCGATCACCATCTTCTTCCAGCGTTTTCGCGCGCGGGGCCTTTGGAAGGCGTTGTTCGAGGTTGCCGGCGAGGCGATGACGCTCGGCGCCGTGGGCTTCGTGCTCATGCTGGCGCTCGCCCAGCCGGCCTTCCAGGAAACCAAGGACGACTGGCGCAAGCGCGGCGACTATGCCGTGACATTCCTCGACCGCTACGGCAACCAGATCGGCCACCGTGGCGTCATTCACGAGACCTCCGTCCCGGTCGATGACCTGCCGGATTATTTCGTGAAATCCGTGCTTTCCACGGAAGACCGCCGCTTCTTCGACCATTTCGGCATCGACGTGATCGGCCTGTTCCGCGCGCTGTCCACGAATGCGCGCGCCGGCGGCGTCGTTCAGGGCGGCTCGACGCTGACGCAGCAGCTGGCCAAGAACCTCTTCCTCAACAACGAGCGTTCCATCGAGCGCAAGATCAAGGAAGCCTTCCTGGCGCTGTGGCTCGAATCGCACCTGACGAAAAAGGAAATCCTGCGCCTCTATCTCGACCGCACCTATATGGGCGCCGGCACGTTCGGTGCGGAAGCGGCGGCACAGTATTATTTCGGCAAGGACATCACCGATATCAATCTCGCGGAGGCCGCGATGCTGGCCGGCCTGTTCAAGGCCCCGACCAAGTATTCGCCGGCCGTCAACCTGCCCGCCGCCCGCGCCCGCGCCAACGAGGTGCTGACCAATCTCGTGCAATCCGGCTTCATGACGGAGGGACAGGTGGTGGCGGCACGGCGCAATCCCGCCAGCGTCGTCGATCGGGCGACTTCACAGTCGCCGGATTACTTCCTCGACTGGGCCTTCGACGAGGCCAAGCGCCTTGCCGGGCCGAAGTCCTCGCATACGCTGATCGTCAAGACGACCTTCGATCCGCAATTGCAGCAGGCGGCGGACGAGTCCATGCAGTCGACGCTCCGGCAATATGGCGAAAGCGCCCATATCGGCCAGGGCGCGCTGGTGCTGATCGAAAATGGCGGCGCGGTGCGGGCCATGGTCGGTGGGCGCGACTATGGCGAAAGCCAGTTCAATCGCGCGACGCGGGCGCTGCGCCAGCCGGGCTCATCCTTCAAGGTCTATACCTATGCGCTGGCCATGGAGAACGGCTTCACGCCCGAATCCACCATCGTGGATGCGCCGATTTCCTGGGGCAACTGGTCGCCGCAGAATTACGAGCGCAACTACGAGGGCCGTGTCACGCTGATGACGGGGCTTGCCAAGTCGATCAACACGATCCCCGTGCGCCTTGCCAAGGAGCATTTCGGCATCGCGCCGATCATCAAGATGGCGCATGCCATGGGCGTTGAAACGCCGATCAAGAACGACGTGACCATCCCGATCGGCACGTCGGAAGTCACGGTGATGGACCAGGCCACGGCCTATGGCGTGTTCATGTCTGGCGGCATGCAGACCCGCCGCCACGGCATCACGCAGATCACTGACGACAGCGGCAAGATCGTCTATGACTTCAACCGGGACGAACCAGCGGCCAAACGAGTGCTTTCGGAAAAGGCGACGACGTCGATGAACCGCATCCTCGTCACCATTCCGGTCAACGGGACTGCGCGGCGCGCGGCGCTGGACAACGGCATTCCGACCGCCGGCAAGACCGGTACCACGCAGGCCTATCGTGATGCCTGGTTCGTGGGTTTCACCGGCAATTTCACCTGCGCGGTCTGGCTCGGCAACGACGACTTTTCGCCGACCAACCGCATCACCGGCGGCTCGCTGCCGGCCGCGACCTTCAAGAAGCTCATGGATTATGCGCATGAAGGGATACCGCTCAGGCCCATCCCCGGCATCGATAATCCGACGCCCGCGATCGTCGCCAACAATGTCGCGAGCGAAAAGAAATCCGGTTCGGAGGAGACGCGGCTTTCGATCGAGCGTCCGCGCATGCTGAGCCCCGCCTCCACCAAGCTCATCGAGAGCATCGGAAAGGCGCTGTCCGACGCAGCCCCCCTGACCGACGCCTCGGCAGCTCCAACCCGGCCGATGCAGATCGGCAGCAATTGA
- a CDS encoding copper transport protein, which yields MGHGSHAPSPLRGGLGWGLFNLTHTLFRTLGVVLGVLLLPTLALAHAQLVSSAPADGAVVATAPSSLTLTFNEPVSPITVKLARPDGEVTLIEAVKIDGAGLAVTPPARLANGTYALSYRVISEDGHPVGGTVMFSIGAASAGAVPVTGDATPRASRLLILAQRVALYLGLFLGVGGVFALHWFGRQARDGIGAIRGLLALGLLSAGLGIGLQGLDMLAVSPSALLRTAPWLQGVTATYALTLALSAVAMAVALCATRTTGPLAKGFALLALLLTGLAVAASGHASAAAPQGLMRPAVFLHAVCVAIWIGALLPLLLALRRGQAEGAAMLARFSRHILPVVALLLATGVVLAAVQARQVEALWTTAYGVVLVVKLALLVALFAAAAVNRALLTAPAVNALEAGEARTSPLFFSIILEILLVLAILVTVANWRFTIPPRALQLAARQAVATELMSDRAMVEVRIFPASAGPVTVTLAPMAHGTADLTVKEISVTLANPAAGIEPIRRKAQMNDDGDYVVEGLRLPVPGRWHIRVEILISDFEMTAPEGEITIGP from the coding sequence ATGGGGCACGGCAGTCACGCGCCCTCCCCCTTGCGGGGAGGGTTGGGGTGGGGTCTCTTCAACCTCACTCACACGCTCTTCCGGACGCTTGGGGTCGTTCTCGGCGTCCTTCTCCTGCCCACGCTGGCGCTCGCCCATGCGCAGCTCGTGTCCTCCGCGCCGGCCGATGGCGCGGTCGTGGCAACCGCCCCCTCCAGCCTCACCCTGACTTTTAACGAGCCGGTCTCGCCGATCACGGTCAAGCTGGCGCGGCCGGATGGCGAAGTGACGCTCATCGAGGCGGTCAAGATCGACGGCGCGGGGCTTGCGGTCACGCCGCCTGCCCGGCTCGCGAACGGCACCTACGCGCTCAGCTATCGCGTCATCTCCGAAGACGGGCACCCCGTCGGCGGCACGGTCATGTTTTCCATCGGCGCGGCGAGCGCCGGGGCGGTTCCCGTGACCGGCGACGCGACGCCACGGGCGAGCCGGCTGCTGATCCTTGCCCAGCGGGTCGCGCTCTATCTCGGGCTCTTCCTCGGTGTCGGCGGGGTCTTCGCGCTCCACTGGTTTGGCCGTCAGGCGCGCGATGGCATCGGTGCGATCCGGGGTCTGCTGGCGCTCGGTCTCCTCTCGGCCGGGCTCGGCATTGGGCTGCAGGGCCTCGACATGCTGGCCGTCTCGCCCTCGGCTCTTCTGCGCACCGCGCCCTGGCTGCAGGGTGTGACGGCGACCTATGCGCTGACGCTGGCGCTCTCGGCTGTGGCGATGGCCGTCGCCTTGTGCGCCACGAGGACGACGGGGCCGCTGGCCAAGGGTTTCGCGCTGCTGGCACTCCTCCTCACCGGGCTTGCGGTCGCCGCAAGCGGGCATGCCAGCGCGGCCGCACCGCAGGGACTGATGCGGCCGGCGGTCTTTCTCCACGCGGTCTGCGTCGCCATCTGGATCGGCGCGCTTCTGCCGCTCCTCCTCGCGCTGCGACGCGGCCAGGCGGAGGGTGCGGCCATGCTCGCACGCTTCTCGCGCCACATCCTGCCTGTCGTCGCCCTGTTGCTCGCCACCGGCGTCGTGCTGGCAGCGGTGCAGGCGCGCCAGGTGGAGGCCCTGTGGACGACGGCCTATGGCGTCGTGCTGGTGGTCAAGCTCGCGCTCCTGGTCGCACTGTTTGCAGCGGCGGCGGTCAACCGGGCGCTCCTGACGGCACCGGCGGTCAACGCGCTGGAAGCGGGAGAGGCGAGGACCAGCCCCCTCTTCTTCTCCATCATCTTAGAAATCCTGCTGGTGCTCGCGATCCTCGTCACGGTTGCCAACTGGCGCTTCACCATCCCGCCGCGCGCCCTGCAATTGGCCGCACGACAGGCGGTCGCGACCGAGCTGATGTCGGACCGCGCCATGGTCGAGGTCCGGATATTCCCGGCATCTGCCGGGCCGGTGACGGTCACGCTGGCGCCCATGGCACATGGGACGGCCGATCTGACCGTCAAGGAAATCTCCGTCACCCTCGCAAACCCCGCCGCCGGCATCGAGCCGATCCGGCGCAAGGCGCAGATGAATGACGATGGTGATTACGTCGTTGAAGGCCTTCGGCTTCCGGTTCCCGGCCGCTGGCATATCCGCGTCGAAATCCTGATTTCCGATTTCGAGATGACGGCGCCGGAGGGGGAGATCACGATCGGACCTTGA